AAGCAATGGAACGGAGTTGCTATTCTGACCCGCAATCTTGAAATTGAAGAAATTACCCGGACACTTCCCGGAGATGAAGAAGATGTTCAAAGTCGTTACATCGAAGCACTTATTGGTGGTATCGTTATTGCGTGCCTCTATCTTCCGAATGGCAATCCGGCACCGGGACCTAAATTCGAATACAAGTTAAAATGGTTCCAAAGACTTTCTCATCGTGCTGAAATCTTGCTTGGCCTTAAAACTCCTGTAATTCTGATAGGTGATTTCAATGTTATGCCTACTGAATTAGATGTTTATAAACCCGAAAAATGGCTAAAAGATGCCCTCTTCAGACCGGAAGTCAGGAAAGCTTTTAACAATATTGTGACACAGGGATGGACAGATGCTATCCGTACTTTATATCCGAATGAAAAAATCTATACTTTTTGGGATTATTTCAGAAAAGCTTACGAAAGAGATGCCGGTCTACGAATTGATCACTTTTTATTAAGTCCGCAACTAGCTAAAAAATTAATTGCCGGTGGTGTTGACCGTCATGTCAGGGGCTGGGAAAAAACCAGTGATCATGCACCGGTTTGGATTGAACTCCATGATGTAAAGTAAAAACCTAGCCATTTAAAAAATCACATAATAGAAAAAAAACCTGCAATAATCAATACTGCAGGCTTCTGAATCAATAACTAGTGTTATAAAGTAATGAATCATAATAGATAGAATCCCTACCTATTCTTTTTAATCTCATTGCACTACTGTTTTGGAACAGCTGTGGTGTCTGTAATTACCGTAGTAGTATCCTGAGGAACATTTGTAGTATCTATAGCTGTAGAATCAACAGTTACTGCGGTTGAGTCGTAAGTTGCATCTGCAGGAACAGTATCTGCTTTTTTACAGGAAAAAGAAAGTCCGGCTACAAGAACTAACAAGGCAATTTTGGTTTTGATACGTGTTTTCATAATAACATCTTTTTTATTAATATTGAATAATTTCAAATTTAGGTGTTGAATACCTTAAATTCTTACATAATTATTATTAATTTTTATAGAATACCAGTATTAATACATTAAATATTAAGATGTTATGAATTTCTTGTTTTTTAAAAATTATCAGCCTTAACTTTATCTCATAAAAATTGGTCAGCTATAAATATTTAAAATGGTTATAGTTCCTAAAACATCAAATTACAAAACAACAGCAATATTGTTTCTCTTAGAACTGCTCCTGATAATAAGGTCTGATTCAATTATTTTGGTTATCACTTCGTCACTTTCCTTATTCTTCAAAATATGATCAAAGTAAACCATGGCTGCCTGATACCCCAGTCTTTCACTATTTTGATCTACGGAAGATATAGAAGGTGTAATGATTTCCGTAAAAGGTTCATTAGCATATCCAAAAATACCAATATCCTCAGGTATCTTAAGTCCGGATTGCGTAATGGCCAGCATAATTCCCAAAGCCTGAATATCTGATATAGCCAGGAATGCGTCAGGAGGTTCTGGTAATGCAAGAAGCTTAAGGGCAGTCTGAAAAGCATTTTCTTTACTGATATTATCCTCTACAATAAAATGATCCGGAACGTACATTCCGGCTTCATTAATCGCTCTGATGAAACCTTCTTTCCTGTTCATATATAAATCCATATGCAGCGGTCCACCAATAAATGCAAGCCGCTGGTAACCTTCATCAATCATGCTTTTTGCAGCTTT
The Flavobacterium flavigenum genome window above contains:
- a CDS encoding LacI family DNA-binding transcriptional regulator; translation: MNTKRITIYDLAKELGLSVSYVSKALNGKPGVKEEVRQVVLKKAAEINFKHNTQAANLRRGSSMTLGVIVPHINQNFFSDAISGIEKACTENKHNLIICQSHEKSDVEKTAIETLIHQNVDCILISLSKETQSANVLGQVLEHKINVIQFDRCDENFPGHRVINDNKDATYKAAKSMIDEGYQRLAFIGGPLHMDLYMNRKEGFIRAINEAGMYVPDHFIVEDNISKENAFQTALKLLALPEPPDAFLAISDIQALGIMLAITQSGLKIPEDIGIFGYANEPFTEIITPSISSVDQNSERLGYQAAMVYFDHILKNKESDEVITKIIESDLIIRSSSKRNNIAVVL
- the xth gene encoding exodeoxyribonuclease III, whose translation is MKIATYNVNGVNGRLHVLIRWLEEAQPDIVCLQELKAPQDKFPIKAIQDAGYNAIWHGQKQWNGVAILTRNLEIEEITRTLPGDEEDVQSRYIEALIGGIVIACLYLPNGNPAPGPKFEYKLKWFQRLSHRAEILLGLKTPVILIGDFNVMPTELDVYKPEKWLKDALFRPEVRKAFNNIVTQGWTDAIRTLYPNEKIYTFWDYFRKAYERDAGLRIDHFLLSPQLAKKLIAGGVDRHVRGWEKTSDHAPVWIELHDVK